The Gemmatimonadota bacterium genome has a segment encoding these proteins:
- a CDS encoding AraC family transcriptional regulator produces the protein MDPLSDVLRVVRLDGAYFYPVEAAAPWRVEAEAAKQLLPRILPRAQHLISYHVLTEGVCFGGLAGEAMVELAPGDVIVFPHGDAHVMASAPSLQVGVDRRSSAPDRYPTTVILGEGGPTTATFVCGFLGCDLQPFNPLLASLPRQMHIRGMSSGWLGGSTRLMTDEARHDRAGASEVLTRMAELMFIEVVRRYLEELPQGQRGWLAGLRDEVVGRALALLHADPGHAWTLATLAQAVASSRSKLAERFTHLVGQPPMQYLTQWRMQVASTLLLQGGWKVASVGGHVGYDSEAAFSRAFKKSTGLAPGAWREARRSG, from the coding sequence ATGGATCCGCTCTCCGATGTGCTCCGGGTCGTCCGGCTCGATGGCGCATACTTCTACCCCGTCGAGGCGGCGGCCCCCTGGCGGGTAGAGGCGGAGGCCGCCAAGCAGCTGCTGCCCCGGATCCTGCCGCGAGCGCAGCACCTGATTTCCTACCACGTCCTCACCGAGGGAGTCTGCTTCGGTGGACTCGCCGGCGAGGCGATGGTCGAACTCGCGCCGGGAGATGTGATCGTCTTCCCCCACGGCGATGCCCACGTGATGGCGAGCGCGCCCAGCTTGCAGGTCGGCGTCGATCGCCGCAGCTCGGCGCCCGACCGCTATCCCACCACGGTGATCCTTGGCGAGGGTGGACCGACCACCGCCACCTTCGTCTGCGGCTTTCTCGGCTGCGACCTCCAGCCCTTCAATCCGCTCCTCGCGTCCTTGCCTCGCCAGATGCATATCCGCGGAATGTCGAGCGGCTGGCTCGGCGGCTCGACCCGACTGATGACCGACGAAGCCCGACATGATCGAGCCGGCGCCAGTGAAGTGCTCACGCGGATGGCGGAGCTGATGTTCATCGAAGTGGTGCGTCGCTATCTGGAGGAGTTGCCGCAAGGGCAGCGCGGCTGGCTCGCCGGCCTGCGCGACGAGGTCGTGGGTCGCGCACTCGCACTGCTGCATGCCGATCCGGGGCACGCCTGGACTCTCGCGACGCTGGCGCAGGCCGTTGCCTCGTCCCGCTCCAAGCTCGCCGAGCGATTTACCCATCTGGTCGGTCAACCGCCAATGCAATACCTCACGCAGTGGCGAATGCAGGTCGCCTCAACCCTCCTGCTCCAGGGTGGCTGGAAGGTCGCGTCGGTCGGTGGTCATGTCGGCTACGATTCCGAAGCCGCCTTCAGCCGCGCCTTCAAGAAGTCGACCGGACTCGCTCCCGGGGCCTGGCGAGAAGCACGTCGCAGCGGCTAG
- a CDS encoding methyltransferase domain-containing protein, whose protein sequence is MPPKRPPSPTLAAIPTVPLPTWSEDPLAARARSIWGAADFLPIARSFEPGAREFISRLALRVGQSVLDVACGTGNLAIPAASAGARVTGVDIAPNLIAAARAEARAAGVPVQFDVGDVELLPYADQQFDATITMFGAMFGARPDRVAAELLRVTRSGGRIAMANWMPSGFVVDLLRAHTAIVPPPAELPSPLLWGDEATVRLRFGNAVTAFTCVPRSIHLRFEIPPAAVSELFATCYGPTVATLKAAETVSRQALRDSLTRLFEKHNIAGAGATEVVGEYLEVYARVA, encoded by the coding sequence ATGCCCCCGAAGCGCCCCCCCTCACCGACACTCGCTGCCATTCCCACCGTTCCGCTGCCGACCTGGTCCGAAGACCCGCTCGCTGCGCGGGCGCGATCGATCTGGGGAGCGGCCGATTTCCTCCCGATCGCGCGCTCCTTCGAGCCGGGCGCCCGCGAATTCATCTCGCGACTGGCCCTGCGCGTCGGTCAGTCGGTGCTCGACGTGGCCTGCGGCACCGGCAATCTTGCCATTCCGGCAGCCAGCGCCGGCGCACGGGTCACCGGCGTCGACATCGCCCCGAACCTGATCGCCGCCGCGCGCGCCGAAGCACGTGCCGCCGGTGTGCCGGTGCAGTTCGACGTCGGTGACGTCGAGCTGCTCCCCTACGCCGACCAGCAATTCGACGCGACGATCACGATGTTTGGCGCGATGTTCGGGGCGAGGCCGGACCGGGTCGCCGCCGAGCTGCTGCGGGTGACGCGGTCTGGCGGGCGCATCGCCATGGCAAACTGGATGCCGTCCGGATTCGTGGTAGATCTGCTACGCGCCCATACGGCGATCGTGCCGCCTCCTGCGGAGCTGCCAAGTCCGCTCCTCTGGGGCGACGAGGCAACGGTGCGCCTGCGGTTCGGCAATGCGGTGACAGCGTTCACGTGTGTACCGCGAAGCATCCATCTCCGATTCGAGATTCCGCCAGCCGCGGTCTCGGAACTCTTCGCCACCTGCTATGGCCCGACTGTGGCCACCCTGAAGGCCGCCGAGACGGTGAGTCGGCAGGCCCTGCGAGATTCCCTCACGCGCCTCTTCGAGAAGCACAACATCGCGGGGGCTGGGGCAACAGAAGTCGTGGGAGAATATCTCGAGGTCTATGCCCGGGTCGCGTAG
- a CDS encoding DUF1328 domain-containing protein, producing the protein MLRWAMIFLVVAIVAALFGFGGIAAASAGIAKTLFFIFLVMFVIALVLGVTAARKIV; encoded by the coding sequence ATGTTACGCTGGGCAATGATTTTTCTGGTCGTGGCCATCGTCGCGGCCCTGTTCGGGTTCGGTGGCATTGCCGCCGCTTCGGCCGGGATCGCCAAGACCCTCTTCTTCATTTTCCTGGTGATGTTCGTGATTGCGCTCGTGCTCGGTGTCACTGCCGCCAGGAAAATCGTGTAA
- a CDS encoding CsbD family protein, giving the protein MDSDITKGNWKILKGKVKERWGKITDDELDVLEGKRDQLVGLIQKHYGEAKDSVERQLDEWNEADYEAADQAGRTP; this is encoded by the coding sequence ATGGATTCCGATATCACGAAGGGCAACTGGAAGATCCTGAAGGGGAAGGTCAAGGAGCGGTGGGGGAAGATCACCGACGACGAACTCGACGTCCTCGAAGGGAAGCGGGACCAGCTCGTCGGGTTGATCCAGAAGCACTATGGCGAGGCCAAGGACTCGGTCGAGCGCCAGCTCGATGAATGGAACGAGGCCGATTACGAGGCCGCAGATCAGGCCGGTCGCACGCCATAG
- a CDS encoding response regulator → MARPGAPLAFRIAVLLTLAVAARGRGQAPADTSFASLPDTAKVLRLNAQSWELRRNDQAAAIAMGQQALTLARQIGFRRGEAQALNFIGVEYQWLGENRAASRHFFLALGVADSANIPLEKGYAFNNIASLLLLDGDGAKALEYAQQALAVQKTTGDSSALAYVHVRLSEVYNFLKRYDEAIAEAREASAYWAALHRTANGLTALRSVAIAYEGKGDYQRALTQLLAIVNSDSVPRAIKLHDYNDLARVYLELHQPDKAIEVGLEKVAGGEGDVEIMRHLASAYAAKGDWAKAYRYSAQGTAVQDSVENDERFRILKNLQVIYETNQTAAENETLRGRLRVSRYAVIATAAGLLLAFYIGLSLFVQRRRQASVNGLLADQLAQIRASEAALAESVRRQRAILDNVSDLMWVKDVEGRYTAVNDAFCRFVQRNSAEIEGHTNDELGIGDRLAAVPGQTRSAIESRATISADHEHDVDGVTRVVETTVSPLFATDGAVAGTIGMARDITERKRTDAHLRRAQKLESLSVLAGGIAHDFNNLLLGITGNATFARDDLPANSPVLDYIGEIEISAQRAAELSRQMLAYTGKAEVDRQQLHLSVVVAQVVDAMKDSLPPAVELRTELATSIPLILGDAEQIGRIVNKLLTNATEALGSRGGMIAVRTSRVHLATAEIARLDLHGTLTEGDYVVVEVEDTGEGMTPETVSRIFDPFFTTRFVGRGLGLAAALGMLRGHHGGVQVESELGRGSTFRVYFPAVVAHTVAVTGAAAIVDAERAFRDQGHSLILVVDDEAVIRSIAKRVLERAGFQVITAVDGQDGVELFQQHLAAVALVVMDLVMPRLDGEEAMTAMRQLRSDVPFVVISGFSSEMVHERVRERERVEFLSKPFLNSELLAAIQQLLEQPRAG, encoded by the coding sequence ATGGCGCGACCTGGCGCACCACTCGCATTTCGTATTGCGGTCCTCCTGACCCTGGCCGTCGCGGCCCGGGGCAGGGGGCAGGCGCCTGCCGACACCTCGTTCGCCTCCCTCCCCGATACCGCCAAGGTCCTGCGACTCAATGCCCAGTCGTGGGAGCTGCGCCGCAACGACCAGGCTGCTGCCATCGCCATGGGGCAGCAGGCACTCACGCTCGCGCGGCAGATCGGCTTCCGGCGCGGCGAGGCCCAGGCGCTCAACTTCATCGGCGTTGAGTACCAGTGGCTCGGCGAGAATCGGGCTGCCTCCCGCCATTTCTTCCTGGCGCTCGGCGTCGCCGACAGCGCGAACATCCCGCTCGAGAAGGGCTACGCCTTCAACAACATTGCCTCGCTGCTGCTGCTGGATGGCGACGGCGCCAAGGCCCTCGAGTATGCTCAGCAGGCGCTCGCCGTCCAGAAAACGACCGGTGATTCCAGTGCACTGGCCTATGTGCACGTCCGGCTGAGCGAGGTCTACAACTTCCTCAAGCGCTATGACGAGGCAATTGCCGAAGCGCGGGAGGCCAGCGCCTACTGGGCCGCGCTGCATCGGACCGCGAACGGGCTGACCGCGTTGCGCAGCGTCGCGATCGCCTATGAAGGAAAGGGCGACTACCAGCGGGCGCTGACCCAGCTGCTGGCGATCGTGAATTCCGATTCCGTCCCGCGCGCGATCAAGCTGCATGACTACAACGATCTGGCGCGCGTCTACCTCGAACTGCACCAGCCCGACAAGGCCATTGAGGTCGGCCTGGAAAAGGTGGCAGGCGGGGAGGGCGATGTCGAAATCATGCGTCACCTGGCCTCCGCCTACGCCGCAAAAGGGGACTGGGCGAAGGCCTATCGCTACTCCGCCCAGGGCACTGCGGTGCAGGATAGCGTCGAGAATGACGAGCGGTTCCGGATCCTGAAGAATCTGCAGGTCATCTACGAAACGAATCAGACGGCGGCAGAGAACGAGACGCTTCGGGGCCGGCTGCGGGTTTCGCGCTACGCCGTCATTGCGACCGCTGCCGGACTCCTGCTCGCCTTCTATATCGGGCTCTCGCTCTTCGTGCAGCGGCGTCGACAGGCCAGCGTGAATGGCCTGCTCGCCGACCAGCTCGCTCAGATCCGCGCATCAGAGGCGGCGCTGGCCGAGAGCGTCCGTCGTCAGCGCGCGATTCTCGACAACGTCTCCGACCTGATGTGGGTGAAGGACGTCGAGGGGCGCTACACCGCCGTAAACGATGCCTTCTGTCGCTTCGTGCAGCGGAACAGTGCCGAAATCGAAGGGCACACGAACGACGAGCTGGGCATTGGCGACCGTCTGGCCGCCGTGCCGGGGCAGACCCGCAGCGCCATCGAGTCGCGGGCCACGATCAGTGCCGATCATGAGCACGACGTCGATGGTGTCACGCGCGTCGTGGAGACAACTGTGAGCCCGCTCTTTGCGACCGATGGCGCGGTCGCAGGCACCATCGGGATGGCGCGTGACATCACCGAGCGGAAGCGTACCGACGCTCACCTGCGGCGCGCACAGAAACTCGAGAGCCTGAGTGTGCTCGCCGGCGGGATCGCGCACGATTTCAACAACCTGCTGCTTGGCATCACGGGCAACGCGACCTTTGCCCGCGACGACCTGCCGGCGAATTCTCCGGTGCTCGACTACATCGGCGAGATCGAGATCTCGGCGCAGCGCGCCGCCGAGCTGTCGCGGCAGATGCTTGCCTACACCGGCAAGGCCGAGGTCGACCGACAGCAGCTGCACCTGTCGGTGGTCGTTGCCCAGGTGGTTGACGCCATGAAGGATTCCCTGCCCCCTGCGGTCGAGTTGCGCACGGAGCTGGCCACCAGCATTCCGCTGATTCTTGGTGACGCGGAGCAGATCGGGCGCATCGTGAACAAGCTGCTCACGAATGCCACCGAGGCGCTGGGGTCCCGCGGCGGGATGATTGCCGTCCGCACGTCGCGAGTTCACCTCGCGACGGCCGAGATCGCCCGCCTTGATCTGCACGGTACGCTGACAGAAGGCGACTACGTGGTGGTGGAGGTTGAGGACACCGGCGAAGGGATGACGCCTGAGACGGTCTCCCGGATCTTCGACCCGTTCTTCACGACCCGCTTCGTGGGCCGCGGTCTCGGACTCGCAGCCGCGCTCGGGATGTTGCGGGGTCATCACGGGGGCGTGCAGGTCGAGAGCGAACTCGGTCGCGGCAGCACCTTCCGGGTCTACTTCCCGGCGGTCGTGGCCCACACCGTGGCCGTCACCGGCGCCGCCGCCATCGTCGATGCAGAGCGCGCATTCCGCGATCAGGGACACAGCTTGATCCTCGTCGTTGACGACGAAGCGGTTATCCGGTCCATCGCGAAGCGAGTGCTCGAGCGCGCCGGATTCCAGGTCATCACGGCGGTGGACGGGCAGGATGGGGTCGAACTCTTTCAGCAGCACCTCGCCGCGGTGGCGCTCGTGGTCATGGATCTGGTCATGCCGCGTCTGGACGGCGAGGAGGCGATGACCGCGATGCGACAATTGCGATCCGACGTGCCGTTTGTCGTGATCAGCGGCTTCAGCAGCGAGATGGTCCACGAGCGGGTCCGGGAGCGGGAACGGGTCGAATTTCTGTCGAAGCCATTCCTCAACTCCGAACTGCTCGCTGCGATTCAGCAACTGCTGGAGCAACCCCGGGCGGGGTGA